One window of Quercus robur chromosome 12, dhQueRobu3.1, whole genome shotgun sequence genomic DNA carries:
- the LOC126709827 gene encoding uncharacterized protein LOC126709827, translated as MENNQDSSKSTGVCEKIRGAMSDCPIRRFLSRQRDSSPASPIPNPSLPTHNHQGRTIDIQTTLAAHEHPKLVEGSQHLKAHEKTKADEVPIEFDYSGLHSSIVKGRSATPYLPIQNISPVRKISPMKEDNFKPPLVPVQENPMLKRQNNGQGVKGTSKVEEKQKPKLEAPAKALNGEGKHHGVNMEQQVKKEGENPGVDNKTFSDYINRAKKIIRTVTNVGGRHNTSGQDDAYDTKKKDHANDHFSEYINRAKMKIRTTSGIGNGRN; from the coding sequence ATGGAGAACAATCAAGATAGCTCAAAATCTACAGGTGTGTGTGAGAAAATCCGCGGTGCAATGAGCGATTGTCCAATTCGTCGCTTCTTAAGTCGCCAAAGAGATTCTAGTCCTGCCTCCCCCATTCCAAATCCTTCACTCCCAACCCATAATCATCAAGGGAGAACCATTGATATCCAAACCACACTAGCTGCTCATGAACATCCCAAGTTGGTAGAAGGTTCCCAACACCTCAAAGCTCATGAAAAGACCAAAGCAGATGAGGTTCCTATTGAGTTTGATTATTCTGGCCTGCATTCTTCAATTGTGAAGGGGAGGTCAGCAACACCATATTTGCCTATTCAAAACATCAGTCCAGTGAGAAAAATTTCTCCAATGAAAGAGGATAACTTTAAACCACCCCTTGTTCCAGTGCAAGAGAACCCCATGCTTAAGAGACAAAATAATGGCCAAGGAGTCAAGGGTACTTCAAAAGTTGAGGAGAAGCAAAAGCCCAAGTTAGAGGCACCTGCAAAAGCACTGAATGGTGAGGGGAAACATCATGGTGTGAACATGGAGCAACAAGTTAAAAAAGAAGGTGAGAATCCAGGAGTAGATAATAAAACATTTTCTGATTATATTAATCGAGCAAAGAAGATCATCAGGACTGTCACAAATGTTGGTGGTAGGCATAATACCTCTGGACAAGATGATGCTTATGATACAAAGAAAAAGGATCATGCTAATGATCATTTTTCGGAATATATTAATCGTGCCAAGATGAAGATCAGAACTACATCAGGTATTGGAAATGGAAGGAATTAA